The Oncorhynchus tshawytscha isolate Ot180627B linkage group LG08, Otsh_v2.0, whole genome shotgun sequence genome window below encodes:
- the LOC112256858 gene encoding dapper homolog 1 isoform X2, with the protein MDTMKQTAAVAEMLASKDCTLQNCLRRRDAGLINQLQELDRQISDLRLDTEVSREHVETDSRPSSGFYELSDGASGSLSNSSNSVFSECLSNCRSSTCFCSPLDTSLCASEGRLKSADELGNCAECEGQCEEQQTSGTVRRSPSAPYSPSTDTSTQDIQSKYHCDLIAKNGSDVYRYPSPLHAVAVQNPIFLQSLAEHLKEDGGLSKSGGCIEGSSDCQKLEQQPILVPQSTSWSASYSPANKRLDNYIFSLLQRRAQPIRTNKPRTSISTDPSKSILRQGSLCVRQASVGQQQPPGLWTAPVTDLKPTWQTCLHAGGASNNDPGTGSQQRQWSVESKGELLLEIGMVSQSLGQPQNGYATINSSDIHTNSLVTNTNSLLKKKAPTNKGLPSSTGPLSKDYQDLGAPNANSSPKERTQSYFPNAQEENITKLSQTLPRDLTKTGAPKKSPKSIAVSVYTARHTKEKRPMLELVSLGSSSQSQDESQGHMVSAQYIPAQRQVVKLRKGGKNIKIVKVKSASLKPHRGTHAYAEPVSSEMAGTRENGHRSGGSRKSRQPEEVQHVHKVSSKRGASSRAKRTVPASIPEGRVLEKHMAMVSTTRSTVTRHHGYHGREVVVAKPKYKRTSGQDYNRGRLRAITEVPYDEALRRAHRRQKRELLGQVSTTTTMYLPSNAQFTSPYAYVAGSDSEYSAECASLFHSTIMDTSEDERSNYTTNCFGDSESSLSEVDFVAESTISSDSEESGGMNWPQFAGQGAGPQEVTTAQAKAFVKIKASHNLKKKILRFRSAGSLKLMTTV; encoded by the exons ATGGATACAATGAAACAAACGGCTGCTGTTGCAGAGATGCTGGCCTCTAAGGATTGCACATTACAG AACTGCCTGAGAAGGAGAGATGCTGGTTTGATCAATCAGCTGCAGGAGTTGGACAGGCAGATCAGTGACCTCCGGTTGGACACGGAGGTGTCACGTGAACACGTGGAGACAGACAGCCGCCCGAGCTCAG gcTTTTACGAGCTGAGCGACGGCGCTTCAGGGTCCCTCTCCAACTCTTCCAACTCGGTGTTCAGCGAGTGTTTGTCCAACTGTCGCTCCAGCACCTGTTTCTGCAGTCCCCTCGACACATCGCTGTGTGCCTCCGAGGGAAGGCTCAAATCTGCAG ATGAGCTGGGTAACTGTGCTGAGTGTGAGGGCCAGTGTGAGGAGCAGCAGACGTCAGGGACAGTCAGGAGGTCCCCCTCTGCTCCCTACTCCCCCTCTACAGATACCTCCACTCAAGACATCCAGTCCAAGTACCACTGTGACCTGATTGCCAAGAATGGCAGTGACGTGTACCGCTATCCCAGCCCCCTCCACGCCGTGGCCGTACAGAACCCCATCTTCTTACAGTCTCTGGCCGAACACCTCAAAGAGGACGGAGGGCTGTCAAAGAGCGGCGGCTGCATTGAGGGTTCCAGTGACTGtcagaaactggagcagcagcctATTCTGGTGCCCCAGAGCACTTCTTGGTCTGCCTCCTACTCGCCCGCTAATAAACGACTGGACAATTATATCTTCAGCCTGCTTCAGAGGAGGGCTCAGCCCATTAGGACCAACAAGCCACGGACGAGCATCAGCACAGACCCCTCCAAGAGCATCCTAAGGCAGGGTAGTCTGTGTGTGAGGCAGGCTAGTGTTGGCCAGCAGCAGCCACCGGGACTGTGGACTGCTCCTGTTACTGACCTCAAACCAACCTGGCAGACGTGTTTACATGCAGGAGGTGCCAGTAACAATGACCCAGGAACAGGCTCCCAACAGAGACAGTGGTCAGTGGAGAGCAAAGGGGAACTCCTCTTAGAAATTGGGATGGTGTCCCAGTCTTTGGGCCAACCTCAGAACGGATATGCCACAATCAACAGCAGTGACATTCACACCAACAGCCTGGTGACCAACACCAACAGTCTGTTGAAAAAGAAGGCGCCAACCAATAAAGGACTTCCATCGTCGACCGGTCCTCTGTCTAAGGATTACCAAGACCTGGGCGCCCCCAATGCCAACTCCTCCCCCAAAGAGAGAACGCAATCTTATTTCCCTAATGCTCAAGAGGAAAACATTACTAAACTCTCCCAGACTCTGCCAAGAGACCTCACCAAAACAGGCGCTCCCAAGAAAAGCCCTAAGAGCATTGCGGTCTCAGTCTATACAGCCCGGCACACTAAAGAAAAGAGGCCAATGCTGGAGCTGGTGAGTCTGGGGTCTTCCTCCCAGAGCCAGGATGAGAGTCAGGGTCACATGGTCAGTGCCCAGTACATCCCCGCCCAGAGGCAGGTGGTCAAGCTCCGCAAGGGGGGCAAAAACATTAAGATTGTCAAGGTGAAGAGCGCCTCCCTGAAACCACATAGGGGGACGCACGCATATGCTGAGCCTGTATCATCAGAGATGGCGGGGACGAGGGAGAACGGTCACCGATCTGGAGGATCTAGGAAGTCTCGTCAGCCTGAGGAGGTACAACATGTGCACAAAGTCTCCTCCAAGAGGGGGGCATCTTCCAGGGCCAAGCGCACCGTCCCAGCATCTATCCCTGAGGGCCGGGTCCTAGAGAAACACATGGCCATGGTGTCTACAACAAGGTCCACTGTGACCAGGCATCACGGCTACCATGGTAGGGAGGTTGTGGTGGCCAAGCCCAAGTACAAGCGGACAAGCGGACAGGACTACAACCGTGGAAGGCTGAGAGCCATCACTGAGGTGCCTTACGATGAGGCCCTCAGGAGAGCCCACCGCAGGCAGAAGAGGGAGCTCCTCGGCCAGGtctccacaaccaccaccatgTACCTGCCCTCCAACGCGCAGTTCACCAGCCCTTACGCCTACGTGGCCGGCAGCGATTCTGAGTACTCCGCAGAGTGCGCCTCACTCTTCCATTCCACCATCATGGACACCAGTGAGGACGAGCGGAGCAACTACACCACCAACTGCTTCGGGGACAGCGAGTCCAGCCTGAGTGAGGTGGACTTTGTTGCGGAGAGCACTATCAGCAGTGACtctgaggagagtggagggatgaaCTGGCCCCAGTTTGCAGGGCAGGGCGCTGGGCCTCAGGAAGTAACCACTGCCCAGGCTAAGGCCTTCGTCAAGATCAAGGCCTCTCACAACCTGAAGAAGAAGATCCTCCGCTTCCGTTCTGCGGGCTCGCTGAAACTGATGACGACTGTATGA
- the LOC112256858 gene encoding dapper homolog 1 isoform X1: MDTMKQTAAVAEMLASKDCTLQVRERRQFDKRSRERIEAEMDRVRTRERFEATLAGLGELEYLRQRQELLVRNVLNHQEYSIPTVDLMCVTHEGNYLNSEEKLLEENILLLRKQLNCLRRRDAGLINQLQELDRQISDLRLDTEVSREHVETDSRPSSGFYELSDGASGSLSNSSNSVFSECLSNCRSSTCFCSPLDTSLCASEGRLKSADELGNCAECEGQCEEQQTSGTVRRSPSAPYSPSTDTSTQDIQSKYHCDLIAKNGSDVYRYPSPLHAVAVQNPIFLQSLAEHLKEDGGLSKSGGCIEGSSDCQKLEQQPILVPQSTSWSASYSPANKRLDNYIFSLLQRRAQPIRTNKPRTSISTDPSKSILRQGSLCVRQASVGQQQPPGLWTAPVTDLKPTWQTCLHAGGASNNDPGTGSQQRQWSVESKGELLLEIGMVSQSLGQPQNGYATINSSDIHTNSLVTNTNSLLKKKAPTNKGLPSSTGPLSKDYQDLGAPNANSSPKERTQSYFPNAQEENITKLSQTLPRDLTKTGAPKKSPKSIAVSVYTARHTKEKRPMLELVSLGSSSQSQDESQGHMVSAQYIPAQRQVVKLRKGGKNIKIVKVKSASLKPHRGTHAYAEPVSSEMAGTRENGHRSGGSRKSRQPEEVQHVHKVSSKRGASSRAKRTVPASIPEGRVLEKHMAMVSTTRSTVTRHHGYHGREVVVAKPKYKRTSGQDYNRGRLRAITEVPYDEALRRAHRRQKRELLGQVSTTTTMYLPSNAQFTSPYAYVAGSDSEYSAECASLFHSTIMDTSEDERSNYTTNCFGDSESSLSEVDFVAESTISSDSEESGGMNWPQFAGQGAGPQEVTTAQAKAFVKIKASHNLKKKILRFRSAGSLKLMTTV; encoded by the exons ATGGATACAATGAAACAAACGGCTGCTGTTGCAGAGATGCTGGCCTCTAAGGATTGCACATTACAGGTTCGGGAAAGACGACAATTCGATAAGCGCTCCAGGGAAAGAATAGAGGCAGAGATGGATCGGGTGCGAACTCGGGAGAGATTTGAAGCCACTCTAGCCGGTCTCGGAGAGCTGGAATACTTGAGACAGCGACAGGAATTACTGGTCAGAAATGTGTTGAATCACCAGGAGTACTCTATACCAACAGTAGATCTAATGTGCGTTACGCACGAGGGGAATTACTTGAACTCGGAGGAAAAACTTCTAGAAGAAAATATTTTATTGCTAAGAAAACAACTG AACTGCCTGAGAAGGAGAGATGCTGGTTTGATCAATCAGCTGCAGGAGTTGGACAGGCAGATCAGTGACCTCCGGTTGGACACGGAGGTGTCACGTGAACACGTGGAGACAGACAGCCGCCCGAGCTCAG gcTTTTACGAGCTGAGCGACGGCGCTTCAGGGTCCCTCTCCAACTCTTCCAACTCGGTGTTCAGCGAGTGTTTGTCCAACTGTCGCTCCAGCACCTGTTTCTGCAGTCCCCTCGACACATCGCTGTGTGCCTCCGAGGGAAGGCTCAAATCTGCAG ATGAGCTGGGTAACTGTGCTGAGTGTGAGGGCCAGTGTGAGGAGCAGCAGACGTCAGGGACAGTCAGGAGGTCCCCCTCTGCTCCCTACTCCCCCTCTACAGATACCTCCACTCAAGACATCCAGTCCAAGTACCACTGTGACCTGATTGCCAAGAATGGCAGTGACGTGTACCGCTATCCCAGCCCCCTCCACGCCGTGGCCGTACAGAACCCCATCTTCTTACAGTCTCTGGCCGAACACCTCAAAGAGGACGGAGGGCTGTCAAAGAGCGGCGGCTGCATTGAGGGTTCCAGTGACTGtcagaaactggagcagcagcctATTCTGGTGCCCCAGAGCACTTCTTGGTCTGCCTCCTACTCGCCCGCTAATAAACGACTGGACAATTATATCTTCAGCCTGCTTCAGAGGAGGGCTCAGCCCATTAGGACCAACAAGCCACGGACGAGCATCAGCACAGACCCCTCCAAGAGCATCCTAAGGCAGGGTAGTCTGTGTGTGAGGCAGGCTAGTGTTGGCCAGCAGCAGCCACCGGGACTGTGGACTGCTCCTGTTACTGACCTCAAACCAACCTGGCAGACGTGTTTACATGCAGGAGGTGCCAGTAACAATGACCCAGGAACAGGCTCCCAACAGAGACAGTGGTCAGTGGAGAGCAAAGGGGAACTCCTCTTAGAAATTGGGATGGTGTCCCAGTCTTTGGGCCAACCTCAGAACGGATATGCCACAATCAACAGCAGTGACATTCACACCAACAGCCTGGTGACCAACACCAACAGTCTGTTGAAAAAGAAGGCGCCAACCAATAAAGGACTTCCATCGTCGACCGGTCCTCTGTCTAAGGATTACCAAGACCTGGGCGCCCCCAATGCCAACTCCTCCCCCAAAGAGAGAACGCAATCTTATTTCCCTAATGCTCAAGAGGAAAACATTACTAAACTCTCCCAGACTCTGCCAAGAGACCTCACCAAAACAGGCGCTCCCAAGAAAAGCCCTAAGAGCATTGCGGTCTCAGTCTATACAGCCCGGCACACTAAAGAAAAGAGGCCAATGCTGGAGCTGGTGAGTCTGGGGTCTTCCTCCCAGAGCCAGGATGAGAGTCAGGGTCACATGGTCAGTGCCCAGTACATCCCCGCCCAGAGGCAGGTGGTCAAGCTCCGCAAGGGGGGCAAAAACATTAAGATTGTCAAGGTGAAGAGCGCCTCCCTGAAACCACATAGGGGGACGCACGCATATGCTGAGCCTGTATCATCAGAGATGGCGGGGACGAGGGAGAACGGTCACCGATCTGGAGGATCTAGGAAGTCTCGTCAGCCTGAGGAGGTACAACATGTGCACAAAGTCTCCTCCAAGAGGGGGGCATCTTCCAGGGCCAAGCGCACCGTCCCAGCATCTATCCCTGAGGGCCGGGTCCTAGAGAAACACATGGCCATGGTGTCTACAACAAGGTCCACTGTGACCAGGCATCACGGCTACCATGGTAGGGAGGTTGTGGTGGCCAAGCCCAAGTACAAGCGGACAAGCGGACAGGACTACAACCGTGGAAGGCTGAGAGCCATCACTGAGGTGCCTTACGATGAGGCCCTCAGGAGAGCCCACCGCAGGCAGAAGAGGGAGCTCCTCGGCCAGGtctccacaaccaccaccatgTACCTGCCCTCCAACGCGCAGTTCACCAGCCCTTACGCCTACGTGGCCGGCAGCGATTCTGAGTACTCCGCAGAGTGCGCCTCACTCTTCCATTCCACCATCATGGACACCAGTGAGGACGAGCGGAGCAACTACACCACCAACTGCTTCGGGGACAGCGAGTCCAGCCTGAGTGAGGTGGACTTTGTTGCGGAGAGCACTATCAGCAGTGACtctgaggagagtggagggatgaaCTGGCCCCAGTTTGCAGGGCAGGGCGCTGGGCCTCAGGAAGTAACCACTGCCCAGGCTAAGGCCTTCGTCAAGATCAAGGCCTCTCACAACCTGAAGAAGAAGATCCTCCGCTTCCGTTCTGCGGGCTCGCTGAAACTGATGACGACTGTATGA